The DNA segment TTATAATCAATCTTGCCATAATTTAGTCATACCTAATACGACCCCGGATATGGTTGGCGGGTAATTACCGGAATATCATTAAGGATAGGGTATGGATTCGATTAAAAAATCTCTCAAGGATTTGGTAGATTCGGAAACGTTTAAGAATTTGGACTGTGTCAGCAAACTATTCTTTTGGAAAAAGCATGTATTCGATACTTTCAGAAACGACCTGTTAACGACGCAAAATTCCGTTCTCATACTTCGCTCCAATTTCATGCTTCACGATGAAGTGGAATGCGATCCGGTAAAGAAAAAAGATAAAAATAACCAGGAGGTTTCATAATGGGTAATCAGATGGTGTATTTCTTCGGCAGCGGAAAAGCCGAGGGCGATAAGACGATGAAGGATCTCCTCGGCGGAAAGGGAGCGAACCTCGCGGAAATGACCAATATCGGTATTCCGGTACCCGCGGGTTTCACTATCACCACCGAGGTGTGCGATCTATACTATAAGAACAACAAAAAATATCCCGACGGCCTCGAGAAAGCGGTAAACGACAATATCGCCAAGCTCGAATCCGCGATGGGGATGAAGTTCGGGGATAAAAACAATCCCCTTCTCGTATCCGTCCGTTCCGGCGCCGCCAGTTCGATGCCCGGTATGATGGATACTATCCTTAACCTCGGCATCAACGAGGAAGTGGTCGAAGGATTCAGCGCCAAGACCGGCAACGCCCGTTTCGTATGGGACGCATACCGCCGGTTTATGCAGATGTTCGGGGATGTCGCGATGGATGTTCCTCACGATAATTTCGAGCATATCCTCGAAGCCGCTAAGGAAAAGGTAGCCAAAAAGAAAGGGATCGGCCCGAAGGATGTAAAAGACACCGACCTCGATGTCGAAGACCTGAAGGAAGTGGTCGCCGCGTATAAAAAGATGTACAAAGAAGTCAAGGGCAAAGATTTCCCGTCCGACGCGCGCGAACAGCTCTGGGGCGCTATCGAAGCGGTGTTCCGTTCATGGAACAACGACCGCGCGATCAAGTACCGCCAGATCAACGATATCCGCGGCCTTCTCGGCACCGCTGTCAACGTACAGGCGATGGTGTTCGGCAATATGGGCGACTCCTCCGCGACAGGCGTATGTTTCAGCCGCAACCCCGCGACAGGGGAAAACAAGTTCTACGGCGAATACCTGATCAACGCGCAGGGTGAAGACGTGGTCGCGGGTATCCGCACTCCCCAGGAAATTACTCTCGACGGATCGAAGGAATGGGCCGCGAACAACAGTGTTTCCGAGGACGACCGCAAGAAGAAATTCCCGTCGCTCGAAGAAACGATGCCCGGCGTATTCAAGGAACTCGTAGGAATCAAAGACCGTCTCGAAAAGCATTATAAAGATATGCAGGATATGGAATTCACCATTCAGGAAGGCAAACTGTACTTCCTCCAGACCCGTAACGGCAAGCGCACCGCGCAGGCGTCGCTCCGTATCGCGGTGGAAATGGTGAACGAGGGCGTTATCAATAAGGAAACCGCCCTCCTGCGCATCGAACCCAACGCGCTCGATCAGCTCCTGCACCCGACGTTCCAGAAGGGCGCCAAGAAGCAGGTGATCGCGAAGGGATTGAACGCGTCTCCGGGCGCCGCTGTGGGTAAGGTCGTATTCTCCGCCGACGAAGCGGAAGCGATGGCGAAGAACGGCGAAAAGGTCGTCCTCGTCCGTATCGAGACCTCTCCCGAAGATATCGGCGGTATGAATGTCGCCCAGGGTATCCTGACCGCGCGCGGGGGCGCTACGTCCCACGCCGCTGTGGTCGCCCGCCAGATGGGTAAGCCCTGCGTAGCCGGATGTTCGACTATTCACATCGATTATAAAGCGCAGACCCTGACCGCGGGAAATGTCACCCTCAAGAAGGGCGACTTTATCTCTCTCGACGGTTCGA comes from the Brevinematales bacterium genome and includes:
- a CDS encoding pyruvate, phosphate dikinase codes for the protein MMGNQMVYFFGSGKAEGDKTMKDLLGGKGANLAEMTNIGIPVPAGFTITTEVCDLYYKNNKKYPDGLEKAVNDNIAKLESAMGMKFGDKNNPLLVSVRSGAASSMPGMMDTILNLGINEEVVEGFSAKTGNARFVWDAYRRFMQMFGDVAMDVPHDNFEHILEAAKEKVAKKKGIGPKDVKDTDLDVEDLKEVVAAYKKMYKEVKGKDFPSDAREQLWGAIEAVFRSWNNDRAIKYRQINDIRGLLGTAVNVQAMVFGNMGDSSATGVCFSRNPATGENKFYGEYLINAQGEDVVAGIRTPQEITLDGSKEWAANNSVSEDDRKKKFPSLEETMPGVFKELVGIKDRLEKHYKDMQDMEFTIQEGKLYFLQTRNGKRTAQASLRIAVEMVNEGVINKETALLRIEPNALDQLLHPTFQKGAKKQVIAKGLNASPGAAVGKVVFSADEAEAMAKNGEKVVLVRIETSPEDIGGMNVAQGILTARGGATSHAAVVARQMGKPCVAGCSTIHIDYKAQTLTAGNVTLKKGDFISLDGSTGEVMAGSSPTEEPKLTGNFSTLMGWADEATTMKVRANADTPIDAKRAREYGAVGIGLCRTEHMFFEGNRIDSVRKMILAEDEAGRRAALKELEPMQQGDFEQLFTAMDGYPVIIRLLDPPLHEFLPHTEKEQKELAAQMKVPFEKVHQKVESLHEFNPMLGFRGCRLGIIFSEITEMQVSAIVNAAIAVKKKGINVIPEIMFPLVGNVKELQFLIDKSKPIVDQKLKDAGVTLHIMLGTMIEVPRAAVTADEIAKVAEFFSFGTNDLTQMTCGFSRDDSGSFLPAYVEKGFYDYDPFQVLDQGGVGKLMNYAIKNAREVRKDLEVGICGEHGGEPKTVEFCYSLGMNYVSCSPFRVPLARLASAQAAIKTKQAKK